Below is a genomic region from Triticum dicoccoides isolate Atlit2015 ecotype Zavitan chromosome 5A, WEW_v2.0, whole genome shotgun sequence.
GGAAGTGTGCTGCTTCCGTTCTCTAGGACGAACACAACGGACGACATGAGTGGCCTGTCATCTGGATTGTCCTGGACACACATGAGTGCTACATGGATGCAAATCAAAACTTCATCCAGTGAACAAGTATCCATGATATATGTGTCCACCAAATCCTCTGTCTTTCCTTCCCTCCACATATTCCATGACTGAAACAAGAAAAAGTATCAAAAAGAATCTTCAAAAACTTGATCTATTTCTAAATTTTGGAACTTCATAGAACTCTTGTGGGCACTTACATACACAATGAGGCTCGGGAAGCCCATGATGTGACTATTGGAGCTTCTTTTTATACCAGTCACAACCTCAAGTACTAGCACACCAAAGCTGTAGACATCGGACTTGGTGGAGaagacaccttccattgcatattcTGGGGCCATGTATCCACTGTGTGACCATTGCATTCACATTATTAGAACTTGATTGCAAGTTTACATGGTCTATATAAGCTGAAAAGGTTACTCACTATGTTCCCACAACACGTTGGGTGCTTGCATCTTGTTGGTTATTGCCAAAGATCCTCGCCATACCGAAGTCTGCTATCTTCGGTTTCATCTCTGCATCTAGCAAAACATTTCCGGCTTTGAGATCCCTATGAATTATAGTTAGTCTTGAATCTTGGTGGAGATACAGAAGTCCCTTTGCAACCCCTTTGATTATATTAAACCGTGATGTCCAATCCAACATCATTCTTCTTGAATCATCTGTACATCAAATAAACGTGAATTAATTTGCTTTGGATTGTTTCGTGAAATTGTGGATTGTTACTAAAATATGTACCAAAAAGGGTAGCATCTAAGCTTTTGTTAGGAAGATACTCATAGATCAGCAACTTTTCATCTCCCTCCCCACAACATCCGAGAAGTCGAACCAAGTTTCTGTGTTGCAATTTGGCAATTAAAATTACTACATTCCTGAATTCCTTTGTTCCTTGTTGAGAATCACTACTTAGCCTCTTGACAGCAACTTCTTGCCCACCTAATAATACCTAAAAAGTTTAATGGGAAATTAGACCCTGTTTTTAAATATGAACAACTTTTGATTTTAGAATGAACTATCGGAATGTACCAAATGATCAAGTTACCTTGTAGACCTTTCCAAATCCTCCCTGTCCAATCATACATGTCTCAGAGAAATTGTCTGTTGCTAGAGAAATTTCCTCGAAACTTACAAATGGAAATTCATGATCATGTGGAGAGTTTCCTTCCCCTGGTTCATAAGAGGTACTTATACCATCAAATGTACGCGTCTTGTGTTTTCTCCACTTTGTGTTCTTGCCTGCTTGCAGAATGTTATAATTATTTCTCGTCTCGTGAGTGTATGATTGACATAAAAAGAAAATGTTATATTTCACCAGTAGAACATTCTCTTGTGGACCAGAAACCAAATCAAATAACTTGATAGGCGCTTATGTCAGCGTGGAAGATGGTATACATGACAAAATGATGCCCGCCTAATGTCTAAATTGAGGTTGGCGTGCTACAAGAACAACATTTTCTCCCTAGACACCTCCTCTCTAGTTTATGCCATCCTCTCCCCAAGCAAACATTTGAAGTTTTGAACACAAGTATCCTTGAGTTCATATTACCATGACGAGCTATTGTTCTAGATTGCCCATTGTGGTTATACGATTGACACACTGGCTAAGTCACACTCGAAACCACTTAATGGATTATTTGGTATTGTTCAGTGATTTATAAGATTTTTGTCCGATATTACAATACAATAGTATACAAACTTATAGTTCAGGGCCGAATGAACTTTCACATGAGGAAAAACTGTATACGTACCTTTGAATTTTAGCCATGCCAGAAAAATGCATAGGACTGCCACAACAGCCGTTCCTAAAACTGCCAGTACAATGATAGCTGCAGTGCTCTTTGTCTTCTTACCTGTGCAATGCACAAATACCATAAAAAGGCAAGTGAATGATCTAATCATGACAGTGTGTTGGTATAGACAAAATAACAAGAAATAGGGAGAAAATTTGGCACCAGATGCTGCATCTAAGCCTGCAAGCCGGAGATATAATGTGGTGCTGCCAAGTCCTTCGCCGAACTTCCCAGTGTCAATCAACTCCCCCGCCCACACCAAGCACCTTGTCACGTTTCCTCCAGACCTGCCACTGTCCAGGTTGGCGAATGCGTGCGCCACACAGGAGCAATTGCGGGTGCAGTGCGCCGCACACTCCTCCATTGTGCTCATGTTCCCTCCAGCAAACATGAACTTGTCTGGCGCTTTCATCTCCATCAAGGCCAAGAAGCCgtcaccgcatccgtgcaatgcctCCTTTCGCTGGCACCCTGCCGAGAACCTACCAGCCGCCCACTCATCAGTGCTTGCTGGCTCGAAGCCATCAAGGCACTTGCATGTCGGCATGGGCGTTGCTGTCTGGTCACAGTAGCCATACGGACCACAGAAGCCATACCGGTTGCACTCAAGGGATGGCCACTTGGCGAGGATAACCCATGATGAGGAATTGGTACTCCAGCTCTGGAGCTGGTAATCTCCAGAGTAGGTCACCACATACCTCGTGCGTGGCGCGCCAGCAGAGACTGTGTAAGTGGTGTAGATCTCCTCCTCGTTGTCGACGATGGCCATGTAGATGATGACGGACAAGCTACCGTTAACCTGCTGGTATTGGTGCTTGCCTTTCACCAGGTACCCTGTCCATGGCCCTCTACGGGCCAGCGGGCGGGCCCCATCCCAGAGGAATAACTGGAGGAGCGTGTCCGGGTCGCCTCCGTAGGAGAAGCGCCCCGATGATGGGTCGTCGGGCCCCTTCCAGGACACCAGGCGGATGCCGGTGCCGCGCGTGGCATAGCTGATCCGTATCTTCATTTCAGGAAGGAACGTGTCGGTGAGGTGGTCGAAGCTCTGCCACAGCATGGTGCCATTCGGTGACCGGACGACGAGGTTGCCGGTGTTCTCAAGCACTGCTGCTGCTGCAATGGAGCTTGAGGCATCGGCCACATCAGTCGTCCAAACGACACGGCCGCTGCTACCATCAGAGAGAACGAGGTTGGAGGTGTTGGTGAGGGAGAGTGTCGGCGCAGACGAAGTGCTGTTGGTGAGTGGGATTTCTCGGTTGGCAACCCACACGACGGTGAGCTCCGGTATGCCGTTGTACCATATGCCCAGGTACAGACTGGCCGGAATGGAGTTGGAGGAGCTGAAGAAGCCCAAGGCAAAGGCACCGTCGTCGGAGACGATGGTTGCACCAGGGGAGAGCCGCTCGCCAGGGACAAGCCGGTCCTCTGACGCCCGCAACGGCAGGAAGAGAAGGATCAGGGCCACAGTGTAGCAGGCGAGAGCCGACCAATCCATGGATCGGTCAGGCCCAAATCTTGTGCAGTATGTACGTGCTCTTGCAAGGAATGTACTAATGGCACCTTATTCAGTACTTCTGTTGTTGatgctgacatgctgttaattaaaGTGCAAAGTCTTGATCGATGCTTGGTCTTTACAAGCAACAAAGGATTAGCGTTAATTTATTGACAAATTGGTGACCAGATCCAGCATTCATGTCAGATTGATAATGAAAGGGGTGACTGAAAAATGCAAAGCTTTGAATTCTGGTTCATGTTGAGAGTGTCTTCGAGTTGACATTTCAGCTGTCCACGTCGGAGTGGCGTGGTCGGTGTGAACTCACCTGGTCAAACCACGGCACACGGTATGAATCCAAAGAGCTCAGTATGATCTGTACAATTGCAAGAAAATAATTAGAATTTTGATTTAAGGGCTAGCGACAGTTGATCAAGAATTTACTGTTTGTAAGCCAACTTCGACACTCACAAAAAGAAAAAATGTTTTACCGCCACGGGCTCCCAAAGCCCAGGGCGGAGTTGGTGGTTGGTCGTTGGGGTACACCACGGCAACACAAGTAGGAGGATGAGGAACAAGGCGAAAACGACAAAGACGTGATGACAACTTCGTAGGGTCATTTCAGAGTTGGTCAGAGTTAACATTACACACGAGGATTTCCCGCATCATTCATAGGATAATACTGGTGTTGATGACATACGCAGGAACTACTGTTGATAAACTATTACTAGTAGGGAAGGTAGGGGGTCGAGGAGCATATCGGGAAATTTAATGTTAGAAATGCAGAACTTGATTGTTCGCAAGAGTATATGAAAAAATTACATCCATCTACAGAATAATCTGTGCCAGTCATGTGTATTGCAATATGTTGTTACTGTCCATGTAATACTTAAAAATATCTTAAAACAGTGAGTGTTCTACGATGCACAATTAACCAAATATCGTAGTAAAAGTATGACATCGATCATTGAACTACTAGTAGTTACATCCCTACGAAGCCTACAAAACCACTTGGTacggtcattttacctaagagcaGCTCTTTGAACGAGATCACCAACTAATCACGGGGGGAGAGCATCATCTATAAAACTTGTCTCAAAAGCAACCAGATGTTTATCCTCATGATGTGATGGTTCCAAAGGTCATGTTTGTTCCCTCTGAGACGAGAAGAAGAACGGAAACAGTGAACGAGGAAGATACCGCCACACGTGACAACACCGATCCGGACGTTTATGGTGGGGATGAAGGTGGCGGTCAGGTGGTTACAGTTTTTTCCACAACGCGGTGTCATTTGGCACCAGGCAGCAAGGTTCTCTGTGTTTGTGAGGACTGTCGCTGCACCAATAACCATGCCCAACGAGTGAACAACGTTTTGGTGAACCACCATGACAACTTCACCAGACTATTCCGGACATCCGGGCACACAAATTGGATGGAAATCTGGTCCATTACCCATTAACCCATGTGTATGTGGGTGCCATCTTAGAGCATCTGCAACAGACGTGCGGTAGCGCGGCGCGCTAAAAAAGTTTTGCAGCATCGAAATAGTGTTTTGCCACGTAGGAGGTTTTTCCAGACGCACAAAAACACGCCGCTCAATGCGGCGGCCTCACCTGCAGGAGCCCGCGTGCATAATCTGGCGCCCTTAATTTGCAGCCCGCACGCATACTTTACAGCGCCTGGTAGAGCACTTTTTTTTGCCTCCGGCACACAAAAACGCTGCTTTTTAGCGCGTGATGTAGTTTtggggcgcctgttggagatgctcttatgcgcgGGTATATATGCATGGGTGACCAGTGAGCTCCATTAAATTGACGCGGCCATTTGGCAGTTTCCATGTTTTTTTGCATGATATATTTATACTTCTATGTCAGCTTATCTCTTTAAAGTTTGACTATGTGGGCATGTGGCTATTCTCGATTAGTGCCAGGATTGTATCAATTTTGCTTGATTGGAATTGAAATTGCAGTTGTTCCGTTTGTTGCTAAGCTGTCGTGCAAAGTTTTACCATGCTTGTGTTGTGAGCATGCCCACTAGCAACAGGTATGAGTGACAACTTGTGCTTGTCATGGGCCAGGGCCATGAGCTTGTCTTACCTGTGCCGGCACAAGCATCATACCCAATCCTTAGTCTTATATGTTGTTATTCTAAAGTCAAAAGGGTTGGGAATGTCTTAAGAGACCCAGTACTTAAGGACAGCCAGAGAGATCATAACATTCCGTTCCACCTTCATTTATTGGGACCTTTGTGCGGACAAGATTATTCCCTCGCACCCAAAATATTCCATGTGCCTTCCCTAGAAATAACTGCATCCCGTATAATAGTTTGGGCATGCCAAGCTCCTCAACTGCCTGTTGCCCGCATCCAGCTTCGCCCACTCCGCCGCCTGCTTCCCGGACGACGCCAACCCCATTTCGCCTCGCCAAACGGCGCTCCAGCGAAACCTATGACTACGAGCCTTCCTCTCAAAACCTTCCTTCGGCCACCGCCGCGAGAGCGCAGGGATATGTAAATGGGCCTCTGAGTTGCGACAGGCGAGGCCAGCACACACATTCGCTAGTCGGTGCAGTAATGGCTCTGCTCCGTGAATTAAACCACTGGCTCTAAACCTTGAAGTTTTCTTCGGCCAGCAATCAGCAATTCTTTTGGAGTGCAAGGAAATGGGCCTGGACTTCGCCCTGTATGAAGTAACAAAATGCTCCAGGGAAGCTAATAGTGTAGCTGATTGTATAGCAAAATCATCTCATTCTAGAGATCCTCCGAGGTTTGGGAAGATGCAATCCGGGACTTTAtttctcactttattgtaaatggcCTCGCGATTATGTGAGAAATAAAGTTTTCCCTGTCAAAAAAAGTAGTACATAACTAAGTGTAAAGTATACTTAAGTTTATACAaaaatcagcgacacttatttaAGACAAAGGGTAGGTGATTTCACCGGAGAACTCCTCCCTGNNNNNNNNNNNNNNNNNNNNNNNNNNNNNNNNNNNNNNNNNNNNNNNNNNNNNNNNNNNNNNNNNNNNNNNNNNNNNNNNNNNNNNNNNNNNNNNNNNNNNNNNNNNNNNNNNNNNNNNNNNNNNNNNNNNNNNNNNNNNNNNNNNNNNNNNNNNNNNNNNNNNNNNNNNNNNNNNNNNNNNNNNNNNNNNNNNNNNNNNNNNNNNTCGATCGAAACAACTCCGATTTCCTGGTTTTTTGGTCATGGTTGACCGGTTCACCGTTGACTTTTTGAGAAAAATGTAATTAAAAAAAATTAGGAATCCAAAACaattgttcatgaattcaaaaatagtTTTAAAAAAATCTACAAGTTTGAAAAAAGTCTATTAAATTTGAAAAACTTCACAAATTTGCAATGCCATAAGGATATCG
It encodes:
- the LOC119297872 gene encoding putative G-type lectin S-receptor-like serine/threonine-protein kinase At1g61610 isoform X2, coding for MDWSALACYTVALILLFLPLRASEDRLVPGERLSPGATIVSDDGAFALGFFSSSNSIPASLYLGIWYNGIPELTVVWVANREIPLTNSTSSAPTLSLTNTSNLVLSDGSSGRVVWTTDVADASSSIAAAAVLENTGNLVVRSPNGTMLWQSFDHLTDTFLPEMKIRISYATRGTGIRLVSWKGPDDPSSGRFSYGGDPDTLLQLFLWDGARPLARRGPWTGYLVKGKHQYQQVNGSLSVIIYMAIVDNEEEIYTTYTVSAGAPRTRYVVTYSGDYQLQSWSTNSSSWVILAKWPSLECNRYGFCGPYGYCDQTATPMPTCKCLDGFEPASTDEWAAGRFSAGCQRKEALHGCGDGFLALMEMKAPDKFMFAGGNMSTMEECAAHCTRNCSCVAHAFANLDSGRSGGNVTRCLVWAGELIDTGKFGEGLGSTTLYLRLAGLDAASGKKTKSTAAIIVLAVLGTAVVAVLCIFLAWLKFKGKNTKWRKHKTRTFDGISTSYEPGEGNSPHDHEFPFVSFEEISLATDNFSETCMIGQGGFGKVYKVLLGGQEVAVKRLSSDSQQGTKEFRNVVILIAKLQHRNLVRLLGCCGEGDEKLLIYEYLPNKSLDATLFDDSRRMMLDWTSRFNIIKGVAKGLLYLHQDSRLTIIHRDLKAGNVLLDAEMKPKIADFGMARIFGNNQQDASTQRVVGTYGYMAPEYAMEGVFSTKSDVYSFGVLVLEVVTGIKRSSNSHIMGFPSLIVYSWNMWREGKTEDLVDTYIMDTCSLDEVLICIHVALMCVQDNPDDRPLMSSVVFVLENGSSTLPPPTCPAYFTRRSAEMEQIRDDILNSRTSFTLTEIEGR
- the LOC119297872 gene encoding putative G-type lectin S-receptor-like serine/threonine-protein kinase At1g61610 isoform X1, coding for MDWSALACYTVALILLFLPLRASEDRLVPGERLSPGATIVSDDGAFALGFFSSSNSIPASLYLGIWYNGIPELTVVWVANREIPLTNSTSSAPTLSLTNTSNLVLSDGSSGRVVWTTDVADASSSIAAAAVLENTGNLVVRSPNGTMLWQSFDHLTDTFLPEMKIRISYATRGTGIRLVSWKGPDDPSSGRFSYGGDPDTLLQLFLWDGARPLARRGPWTGYLVKGKHQYQQVNGSLSVIIYMAIVDNEEEIYTTYTVSAGAPRTRYVVTYSGDYQLQSWSTNSSSWVILAKWPSLECNRYGFCGPYGYCDQTATPMPTCKCLDGFEPASTDEWAAGRFSAGCQRKEALHGCGDGFLALMEMKAPDKFMFAGGNMSTMEECAAHCTRNCSCVAHAFANLDSGRSGGNVTRCLVWAGELIDTGKFGEGLGSTTLYLRLAGLDAASGAKFSPYFLLFCLYQHTVMIRSFTCLFMVFVHCTGKKTKSTAAIIVLAVLGTAVVAVLCIFLAWLKFKGKNTKWRKHKTRTFDGISTSYEPGEGNSPHDHEFPFVSFEEISLATDNFSETCMIGQGGFGKVYKVLLGGQEVAVKRLSSDSQQGTKEFRNVVILIAKLQHRNLVRLLGCCGEGDEKLLIYEYLPNKSLDATLFDDSRRMMLDWTSRFNIIKGVAKGLLYLHQDSRLTIIHRDLKAGNVLLDAEMKPKIADFGMARIFGNNQQDASTQRVVGTYGYMAPEYAMEGVFSTKSDVYSFGVLVLEVVTGIKRSSNSHIMGFPSLIVYSWNMWREGKTEDLVDTYIMDTCSLDEVLICIHVALMCVQDNPDDRPLMSSVVFVLENGSSTLPPPTCPAYFTRRSAEMEQIRDDILNSRTSFTLTEIEGR